One window from the genome of Asterias amurensis chromosome 12, ASM3211899v1 encodes:
- the LOC139945240 gene encoding FUN14 domain-containing protein 1-like has protein sequence MASAAGDSSDSGVSDSQFEILEIAETGRNWLEKALDGDLSKKSVPVQIAIGGSTGWIAGYLFQKVGKVAATAVGGGLIVVLLGYHTGHLKINWTKFETDVSKTKQKMQDQVVQNSSYIRKFSDQIKQLARKNLVISGGFGAGFLLGMAV, from the exons ATGGCGAGTGCGGCAGGAG ATAGCAGTGATAGCGGTGTCAGCGACAGCCAATTTGAGATTCTAGAGATTGCTGAGACGGGAAGGAATTGGCTCGAGAAGGCTCTAGATGGAGACCTCTCCAAGAAATCAGTGCCAGTCCAGATTGCCATTGGGGGCTCTACAGGATG GATTGCTGGCTATCTCTTTCAGAAAGTTGGCAAGGTGGCAGCTACAGCTGTTGGAGGTGGTCTTATTGTAGTCCTG CTTGGCTACCATACAGGTCACCTAAAAATCAACTGGACAAAGTTTGAAACGGACGTCAGTAAAACTAAACAGAAAATGCAGGACCAAGTTGTACAGAACTCATCATACATCAGAAAATTTTCTGATCAG ATTAAGCAACTAGCCAGGAAGAACTTGGTTATATCTGGGGGATTCGGAGCGGGATTTCTGCTTGGTATGGCTGTGTAA